Proteins co-encoded in one Sphingopyxis sp. BE259 genomic window:
- a CDS encoding beta-N-acetylglucosaminidase domain-containing protein, whose protein sequence is MMPELGIIEGYFGRAWSWDERRDVIDRLAPAGYAFFHYAPKIDGKLRRDWCQLHDDAETQNLRQFARHCADRDMRSGIGLTPYGAHLDFDRNTRQALKAKIAHLDTIGVNDLVILFDDMRGDFSDLAERQAEIVDCAIGSSKASRFFMCPSYYSDDPLLDRVFGQRPESYLEKLGKLLDPAISVYWTGEEICAREFSIGHLASVAERLGRKPSLWDNYPVNDGPRMSNHLHLRSFTGRPAAMGPYLAHHAINPASQPILSCIPALTLPSCYAKGDAYRYASEFLDAATRICGAELALMLQRDLNALEDRGRLAIADEVMDFCRKYGDIDHPAAREIVDWLTGGYVITGEMLRTQ, encoded by the coding sequence ATGATGCCGGAACTCGGCATTATCGAGGGCTATTTCGGCCGGGCCTGGAGCTGGGACGAGCGTCGCGACGTGATCGACCGGCTGGCACCGGCTGGCTATGCCTTCTTCCATTACGCACCCAAGATCGACGGCAAATTGCGCCGTGACTGGTGCCAATTGCATGATGACGCAGAGACGCAAAATCTGCGGCAATTTGCCCGGCATTGTGCAGACCGCGACATGCGATCGGGTATCGGGCTGACGCCATATGGCGCGCATCTCGATTTTGACCGCAACACGCGGCAAGCATTGAAAGCCAAGATCGCCCATCTCGATACGATCGGTGTCAACGATCTGGTTATTCTGTTCGATGACATGCGCGGCGATTTTTCCGACTTGGCAGAGCGACAGGCCGAAATCGTCGATTGCGCCATAGGGTCCAGCAAAGCATCGCGCTTTTTCATGTGTCCGAGCTATTATTCGGACGACCCGCTGCTCGATCGCGTGTTCGGTCAGCGACCCGAATCCTATCTGGAAAAGCTAGGCAAGCTGCTGGACCCGGCGATTTCGGTCTATTGGACCGGCGAGGAAATATGCGCGCGCGAATTCAGCATCGGCCACTTGGCCAGCGTCGCCGAACGCCTCGGCCGCAAACCGTCCCTCTGGGACAATTATCCGGTCAACGACGGGCCACGGATGTCGAACCATCTGCATTTGCGGTCATTCACAGGTCGTCCAGCAGCCATGGGGCCCTATCTGGCGCATCATGCGATCAATCCGGCCTCGCAGCCGATCCTGAGCTGCATCCCGGCGCTGACCTTGCCGTCATGCTATGCCAAGGGCGACGCTTACCGCTACGCATCCGAATTTCTGGACGCGGCAACCCGCATCTGCGGCGCCGAACTCGCGCTCATGCTTCAGCGCGACCTCAACGCGCTGGAGGATCGTGGCCGGTTGGCGATCGCCGATGAGGTTATGGATTTCTGCCGGAAATATGGCGACATCGACCACCCCGCCGCCCGCGAAATTGTCGACTGGTTGACGGGCGGTTATGTCATCACCGGCGAGATGCTCCGGACCCAATAG
- the nagA gene encoding N-acetylglucosamine-6-phosphate deacetylase has protein sequence MTETALVGARIFAGDAWHDEHALVLSNGRIKTLLLAKALPDNMPVQTLDGGILLPGFVDTQVNGGGGVLFNDAPTVDGIIAIAEAHRKFGTTAMLPTLISDDLEVVAQAIRAVDDAIRAGVPGIVGIHIEGPFLNPGKHGIHDAGKFRSLDAETVALLSSLKHGRTLVTLAPELAPEGAIAALVKGGVVVAAGHTLATYDDMQRAIGEGLSGVTHLFNAMTQMESRAPGVVGASMDSDLVCGIIADGHHVHPASLRAAYRARGSRGLMLVTDAMPTVGSDVTHFTVGGTDVTASEGMLRSNDGTLAGSDLDMTRALRNCVELMRADLGSASQMASMTPATFIGIGNAYGRISEGYRADLVHLDDTLNIRNVWIAGEVA, from the coding sequence ATGACCGAGACGGCTTTGGTAGGCGCTCGCATATTTGCGGGCGACGCATGGCATGACGAGCACGCGCTTGTCCTGAGCAATGGCCGGATCAAAACGTTGCTGCTCGCAAAGGCCTTGCCGGACAATATGCCGGTACAGACGCTGGATGGCGGCATTCTGCTGCCCGGCTTTGTCGATACGCAGGTGAATGGCGGCGGCGGTGTCCTGTTCAACGACGCGCCAACTGTGGACGGCATAATCGCGATCGCCGAGGCGCACCGAAAATTCGGTACGACTGCGATGCTGCCGACTTTGATCAGCGACGATCTTGAGGTTGTCGCGCAGGCCATTCGTGCGGTCGATGATGCCATTCGCGCCGGCGTTCCGGGGATCGTCGGCATTCATATCGAAGGGCCGTTTCTCAATCCCGGCAAACATGGCATTCACGACGCCGGGAAATTCAGGTCCCTGGATGCCGAAACCGTCGCGCTTTTGTCGTCGCTGAAACATGGCAGAACCCTTGTCACGCTGGCGCCCGAACTCGCGCCTGAAGGCGCCATCGCCGCGCTGGTGAAGGGTGGGGTCGTCGTCGCTGCAGGGCATACACTGGCGACCTATGATGACATGCAGCGGGCGATCGGCGAGGGCCTGTCGGGCGTCACGCATTTGTTCAACGCAATGACGCAGATGGAGAGCCGGGCGCCGGGTGTTGTGGGGGCGAGCATGGACAGCGATCTGGTCTGCGGCATCATTGCCGACGGACATCATGTCCATCCGGCATCGCTCCGCGCGGCGTATCGCGCAAGGGGCAGCAGGGGGCTGATGCTCGTCACCGACGCCATGCCGACAGTGGGGTCCGATGTTACGCACTTCACGGTCGGGGGCACCGACGTGACGGCAAGCGAGGGAATGCTGCGATCGAATGACGGCACGCTCGCGGGTTCGGATCTCGATATGACCAGGGCGCTCAGAAACTGCGTCGAGTTGATGCGGGCGGACCTGGGTTCGGCTTCGCAAATGGCGAGTATGACGCCGGCGACGTTCATCGGTATCGGGAACGCATATGGCCGGATATCGGAAGGCTATCGGGCCGATCTGGTCCATCTGGACGACACGCTGAACATCCGGAACGTCTGGATCGCTGGCGAAGTGGCATGA
- a CDS encoding SIS domain-containing protein, translating into MKDPSRTLMYHEASQASDVAALQYAVNAALIADLAQRLRLLDPQIIFTCARGSSDHAATYAKYLIETRLRIPVVSQAPSISSIYGAPLLHMKNQPFILISQSGKSPDLLLSAEAARKAGALVIAFVNDRDSPLAGLAEIVVPLHAGLENSVAATKSYIATLCALAHLVSEWTRASETQEAVKMLPQLLNAAWADDWCAAAEMLRDAESMFVLGRGLTLGIAQEAALKFKETSGVHAEAFSMAEVVHGPMALVKSGFPLLIFPPADQAAAGLEPIVQQFLGRDARIAVAGRQFDGAVSLGLPEEGDSVTTPIAMVQSFYAMVNAISVQRGYDPDRPPLLQKVTETI; encoded by the coding sequence ATGAAAGACCCGAGCCGGACCTTGATGTACCACGAAGCGTCGCAAGCCAGTGACGTAGCGGCCCTGCAATATGCCGTGAATGCGGCGCTGATTGCCGATCTTGCGCAAAGGCTGCGCCTGCTCGACCCACAGATCATTTTCACATGCGCGCGCGGAAGTTCCGATCATGCAGCGACCTACGCCAAATATCTGATCGAAACGCGGCTTCGGATTCCCGTCGTGTCGCAGGCCCCGTCGATCAGTTCCATTTATGGTGCCCCGCTGCTCCATATGAAAAATCAGCCGTTCATCCTCATATCGCAATCCGGCAAGAGCCCCGATCTGCTGTTATCGGCTGAGGCAGCGCGAAAAGCGGGGGCGCTGGTTATCGCGTTTGTGAACGATAGGGACTCGCCGCTGGCCGGCCTGGCCGAAATCGTCGTGCCCTTGCATGCGGGACTGGAGAACAGCGTTGCCGCAACCAAAAGCTATATCGCGACCCTCTGCGCATTGGCGCACCTCGTCAGTGAATGGACGCGGGCCAGTGAAACACAGGAAGCCGTAAAAATGCTTCCCCAGCTGTTGAACGCGGCCTGGGCCGATGACTGGTGTGCCGCGGCCGAGATGCTGCGGGATGCTGAGAGCATGTTCGTCCTCGGCCGTGGCCTGACGCTCGGCATCGCGCAGGAGGCGGCGCTTAAATTCAAGGAGACCAGCGGGGTTCACGCCGAAGCGTTCAGTATGGCCGAGGTCGTGCACGGACCAATGGCGCTCGTAAAGTCGGGCTTTCCGCTGCTCATATTCCCGCCGGCGGATCAGGCCGCCGCTGGATTGGAGCCCATTGTTCAACAGTTTCTTGGTCGCGATGCCCGAATAGCGGTTGCGGGTCGGCAATTTGACGGGGCTGTATCGCTCGGGCTTCCCGAGGAGGGCGATAGTGTCACCACCCCGATCGCGATGGTACAGAGCTTTTACGCGATGGTGAATGCAATATCGGTGCAGCGAGGCTATGATCCGGATCGCCCGCCGCTGCTGCAAAAGGTAACCGAGACAATATGA
- a CDS encoding FAD-linked oxidase C-terminal domain-containing protein, whose protein sequence is MDGLVNSLADRFGSRLITAPSARAQYAQSEGHHAHQTPSLVVQPATVEEVQLLVKRAAEDHWSIVAYGAGTSLEGNAAITHADSVCVDFSRMNRILEVSAADLLCVVEPGVTREQLNDDVRATGLFFPVDPGANASFGGMISTRASGTTTVRYGSMRENILGLKVVTADGSLVSTGTRARKSASGYDLTHLFTGSEGTLGLIVEASLRLHGQPEKILAATWDFGSVKGAVDTVIATIQSGVPIARMELLDEAAIRACNRQSALGLPEKPMLFLEFHGSEAGVADQLSLVRLLGEANGGGQLRFATATEDRNVLWKARHQALWAAKNMVPGAVAWITDVCVPISQLSDAIIGAKNAIDASGLFAPILGHVGDGNFHIFFILRTDDTASWDKARIINEAIIDHALSVGGTCTGEHGIGLGKRQAMQREHGADSVATMRRIKDALDPTGLFNPGKIFLD, encoded by the coding sequence ATGGACGGCCTTGTAAACTCACTTGCCGACCGGTTCGGTTCGCGCCTTATCACGGCGCCCTCGGCGCGAGCGCAATATGCCCAGAGCGAAGGTCATCACGCCCATCAGACGCCTTCACTGGTCGTTCAGCCCGCAACGGTCGAAGAGGTTCAGCTGCTGGTGAAAAGAGCGGCAGAGGACCATTGGTCAATCGTCGCCTATGGTGCAGGAACGTCGCTGGAGGGCAATGCGGCGATAACCCATGCCGACAGTGTTTGCGTCGATTTCAGCCGAATGAACCGCATCCTGGAGGTCAGTGCAGCCGATCTTTTGTGTGTCGTCGAGCCCGGTGTGACCCGCGAACAGCTGAACGACGATGTCCGGGCCACCGGCCTGTTTTTTCCCGTCGATCCGGGCGCCAATGCGTCGTTCGGCGGCATGATCTCGACCCGTGCATCGGGGACGACCACCGTCCGCTACGGCAGCATGCGCGAGAATATCCTGGGGCTGAAGGTGGTGACAGCCGATGGCAGCCTGGTTTCGACGGGAACGCGCGCGCGCAAGTCTGCCTCGGGATATGACCTCACCCATCTGTTCACCGGTTCCGAGGGGACGCTCGGTCTGATTGTCGAGGCCAGCTTGCGGTTGCATGGCCAACCGGAAAAAATCCTCGCCGCAACATGGGACTTTGGGAGTGTCAAGGGGGCCGTCGATACGGTCATCGCGACCATCCAGTCGGGCGTGCCGATTGCCCGGATGGAGTTGCTCGACGAGGCCGCAATCCGGGCCTGCAACCGGCAAAGCGCTTTGGGGCTCCCGGAAAAACCGATGCTGTTTCTGGAATTTCACGGTTCGGAGGCCGGGGTGGCCGATCAGTTGTCGCTCGTTCGGCTTTTGGGCGAAGCGAATGGCGGCGGCCAGCTTCGATTTGCAACCGCGACCGAAGATCGGAATGTCTTATGGAAGGCGCGCCATCAGGCGCTGTGGGCTGCCAAAAATATGGTGCCCGGTGCCGTCGCGTGGATTACCGATGTCTGCGTGCCGATCAGCCAGCTGAGCGATGCTATCATCGGCGCCAAAAACGCGATCGACGCATCAGGGCTCTTTGCACCGATCCTTGGTCATGTCGGCGACGGCAATTTCCACATTTTCTTCATCTTGCGGACCGACGATACCGCCAGCTGGGACAAGGCGCGCATCATCAATGAGGCCATCATCGATCACGCGCTGTCGGTAGGCGGCACCTGTACGGGTGAGCATGGCATCGGGCTGGGTAAACGGCAGGCGATGCAGCGCGAGCACGGCGCCGACAGCGTTGCGACGATGCGGCGGATCAAGGATGCGCTGGACCCGACAGGCCTGTTCAACCCCGGCAAGATATTTCTGGATTAA
- a CDS encoding acyltransferase family protein, whose translation MRTFATDRDPSLDSFRGVDVLLMILVNIQGDGAAAFAMLRHAEWNGLTFADLVFPIFLLIVGLSAPLALDKPGHAVSWTAIGRRAFLLFLIGVLLSWLIRPTLDPELIRWTGVLQRIAIVYLICAAVIAIRRDAVLPLLIAGLLLLFHSWMLLTVGTPAGGPPGMEPGKGISGWLDQNLIPGRVLRQSWDPEGVLSTLTAAANGLIGVAVMRWIKHHAVSDARLALAGLVLLAAGIALTPVLPLNKNLGTASFSLVTCGIGILFWACLKSIWSNIGGNKIALWTATLGQAALTLYVVHTLLIAIIVRELPGGATIWQATYQGLARAGLSAPVTSLLYAILAAAISCAILPWLRRRGWVLKV comes from the coding sequence GTGAGGACCTTTGCCACCGATCGCGACCCATCGCTCGACAGCTTTCGGGGCGTCGACGTGTTGTTGATGATCTTGGTGAACATACAAGGGGATGGCGCGGCCGCATTTGCGATGCTCCGGCACGCCGAATGGAACGGTCTGACATTTGCCGACTTGGTATTTCCGATATTTCTGTTGATCGTCGGGCTGTCGGCGCCGCTGGCGCTCGACAAGCCCGGCCATGCGGTTAGCTGGACGGCGATTGGGCGGCGCGCATTTCTTCTCTTCCTGATCGGCGTCCTATTGAGCTGGCTCATCAGGCCGACACTTGATCCTGAACTGATCCGGTGGACGGGCGTGCTGCAACGTATCGCAATTGTCTATCTGATCTGCGCTGCGGTCATCGCCATCAGGCGCGACGCGGTGCTGCCCCTGCTGATCGCCGGGCTGCTGCTCTTGTTTCACTCGTGGATGCTGCTGACGGTCGGAACACCGGCGGGAGGGCCGCCCGGCATGGAACCCGGCAAGGGGATCAGCGGGTGGCTCGACCAAAACCTTATCCCGGGCCGGGTGTTAAGACAAAGCTGGGATCCCGAAGGTGTGTTGTCCACGTTGACTGCGGCGGCCAATGGTTTGATCGGCGTCGCGGTCATGCGATGGATCAAGCACCATGCGGTTTCCGACGCGCGCCTCGCGCTGGCGGGTTTGGTTCTGCTGGCCGCAGGAATAGCACTGACGCCGGTATTGCCGCTGAACAAGAATCTTGGGACCGCCAGTTTTTCGCTGGTCACTTGCGGCATCGGGATTCTGTTCTGGGCATGTCTTAAATCGATATGGTCCAACATCGGCGGGAACAAGATTGCGCTATGGACCGCAACTCTCGGCCAGGCCGCACTGACGCTCTATGTCGTCCACACCTTGCTGATCGCGATCATCGTCCGCGAACTGCCCGGCGGCGCGACGATATGGCAGGCGACATACCAAGGGCTTGCGCGCGCCGGATTGTCGGCGCCGGTGACATCCCTTCTCTACGCCATCCTTGCGGCGGCTATTTCCTGCGCCATTCTTCCGTGGCTCAGGCGGCGCGGATGGGTGCTCAAGGTTTAA
- a CDS encoding GntR family transcriptional regulator: MKFVPAHSSEHSNSPIYIKLAHRLRQQIEDGAISAGEALPSERDLCKIMGASRVTVRKATELLIEEGLLSRRQGSGTYVTPRIQAPGSFLSSFSEDAEARGEATDTIWIMKVVGSPTEEETRILELPNGVEVARLSRVRMANGEPLAIENAVVPADMLPDITHLGSSLYQALDQRGNRPVTGQQKIRAALAGSTEASLLSIPENSEILRIERLTRRADGRPVELTRSAYRGERYEFVSELRGPFVVL; the protein is encoded by the coding sequence GTGAAATTTGTTCCGGCCCATAGCAGCGAGCACAGCAATTCGCCGATCTATATCAAGCTCGCCCATCGCTTGCGGCAGCAGATCGAGGATGGCGCGATCAGCGCAGGCGAGGCGCTTCCCTCCGAACGTGATCTTTGCAAGATCATGGGCGCATCGCGGGTTACCGTGCGCAAGGCGACCGAACTGCTGATCGAAGAAGGTTTGTTGTCGAGGCGTCAGGGGTCGGGAACCTATGTGACGCCGCGCATTCAGGCTCCAGGCTCGTTTCTCAGCAGTTTCAGCGAAGACGCCGAAGCCCGCGGCGAAGCGACGGACACGATCTGGATCATGAAAGTGGTCGGCTCGCCGACCGAAGAGGAAACGCGAATTCTGGAGTTGCCGAACGGTGTCGAAGTGGCGCGACTGAGCCGCGTTCGGATGGCGAACGGCGAGCCGTTGGCCATCGAGAATGCGGTTGTTCCGGCGGACATGTTGCCCGACATTACGCATTTGGGCAGTTCGCTTTACCAGGCGCTCGACCAGCGCGGCAACCGGCCGGTGACCGGCCAGCAGAAAATCCGCGCGGCGCTGGCGGGTTCAACCGAAGCCAGCCTGTTGTCCATCCCGGAGAATAGCGAAATCCTGCGGATCGAACGGCTTACCCGCCGGGCTGACGGACGGCCGGTAGAACTCACCCGTTCGGCTTATCGCGGCGAACGGTATGAATTTGTGAGCGAACTGCGCGGGCCATTTGTGGTCTTGTGA
- a CDS encoding N-acetylmuramic acid 6-phosphate etherase, translating to MPNTESLNPRFADIDSWPTIEAVEAMLEGQMSAIASLKSQTQHIAAAAEAAAARLRKSGRLVYVGAGTSGRVAVQDGVELGPTFGWPAGRLAYLMAGGIDALVHSAEGAEDDADDAMSRISKSGVNADDVVIGVAASGRTPFTIAALSAAKEAGALTIAIANNAGTELLHAADHGLLAATGSEAIAGSTRMKAGTAQKAILNLLSTAIMLRLGRVYRGLMVDMVISNDKLLNRAFGIVRALSDCSEAVAIEAVHLAGNDIKTAVLIALGKDPAEAAALLREHGGILRDAVETINGNAP from the coding sequence ATGCCTAATACCGAAAGCCTCAATCCGCGATTTGCCGACATCGACAGCTGGCCGACCATAGAAGCCGTTGAAGCTATGCTCGAGGGCCAGATGTCTGCCATCGCTTCGTTAAAGAGCCAGACCCAGCATATTGCCGCCGCCGCAGAGGCTGCCGCGGCGCGGCTGCGCAAGAGCGGTCGGCTTGTCTATGTCGGCGCCGGAACGTCGGGACGGGTTGCGGTTCAGGACGGCGTCGAGCTGGGGCCGACCTTCGGATGGCCAGCCGGGCGCTTGGCCTATTTGATGGCAGGCGGCATCGACGCGCTGGTCCACAGTGCCGAGGGCGCGGAAGACGACGCGGACGATGCCATGTCAAGGATCAGCAAATCCGGCGTGAACGCGGACGATGTCGTCATTGGTGTTGCGGCCAGCGGTCGCACGCCGTTTACCATTGCGGCGTTGAGCGCAGCGAAGGAAGCCGGCGCGCTGACGATTGCCATCGCCAATAACGCCGGAACCGAACTGCTTCACGCGGCAGACCATGGTTTATTGGCCGCAACGGGCAGTGAAGCCATCGCCGGATCGACGCGGATGAAGGCAGGAACCGCGCAAAAGGCCATCCTCAATCTTCTCTCCACTGCGATCATGCTGCGGCTTGGCCGCGTGTATCGCGGGCTGATGGTGGATATGGTCATTTCCAATGACAAGCTGCTCAACCGGGCATTTGGGATCGTCAGGGCTTTGAGCGATTGCAGCGAGGCTGTGGCGATCGAGGCCGTGCATCTTGCCGGAAATGACATCAAGACGGCCGTGCTGATCGCCCTCGGGAAAGACCCAGCCGAAGCGGCAGCATTGCTGCGCGAACATGGCGGCATATTGCGCGATGCGGTCGAGACCATCAACGGAAACGCACCGTGA
- a CDS encoding sodium:solute symporter yields MTPLQFTALDWGILAGYVGILAAAGYFSTQRNMQNADDYFLASHHAPTWLVAVSVLSTVQSAATFLGVPDNSFRGNYTYLTSTIGALLAAWFVAKVLIPKFYAIGATTVYELLEQRFDVTARRAAGAMYLVGRIFASGARLYLAAIAVSMIMFLDVEPQHIVIASFTLLIFGLAFTFMGGLNSVIWSDLVQVVLYVGAAIMVLVFLLVKIPVPLPEILDSLTLSPSGDKTQIIDWSFNLTAPFSILAAVTGLVLLNIGNSGLDQDTTQRLLACDNAKHGSRALYASVWASIPVILLFLVIGSLLHIFYERPDLMGSDGKAVVQTFQGEKITVFMHFILSEIPPGLRGLVTVGVIAAAAINSGLISMAAVLINDFYRPWKERRGAASEKHFILAGRVTTVLLGLALFAMSILCYYWQRYSSLPLLEFVLGVMAFAYSGLLGVYFTALFTKRGSSASVIAALIAGFLTIVAFQGYVVDMLGLPAAMKTIAFPWQLCVGTAVATVVCLMGSQSKSVTPSIANA; encoded by the coding sequence ATGACGCCACTGCAGTTCACGGCGCTGGATTGGGGCATATTGGCGGGTTACGTCGGCATACTTGCGGCCGCCGGTTATTTTTCCACCCAGCGCAACATGCAAAATGCGGACGATTATTTCCTTGCCAGCCATCACGCGCCGACGTGGCTGGTGGCGGTGTCGGTATTGTCGACCGTCCAGTCGGCCGCCACGTTTCTTGGCGTGCCTGACAATAGTTTTCGGGGCAACTACACCTATCTCACCAGCACGATCGGCGCTTTGCTGGCCGCCTGGTTCGTTGCCAAGGTGCTCATTCCCAAATTTTATGCGATCGGCGCCACAACCGTTTATGAACTGCTCGAACAGCGTTTCGATGTGACGGCCCGCAGGGCGGCGGGGGCCATGTATCTGGTGGGACGCATTTTCGCGAGCGGAGCCAGGCTTTATCTGGCGGCCATCGCTGTCTCGATGATCATGTTTCTCGATGTTGAGCCACAGCATATCGTGATCGCGTCATTCACGCTGCTCATATTCGGCCTCGCCTTCACCTTCATGGGCGGACTGAATTCGGTGATCTGGAGCGATCTGGTGCAGGTGGTCCTCTATGTCGGAGCGGCCATCATGGTGCTGGTCTTTCTGCTGGTGAAAATACCGGTCCCGCTACCGGAAATACTGGACAGTCTGACCCTGTCGCCATCGGGAGACAAAACGCAGATCATCGACTGGTCATTCAACTTGACGGCACCTTTCTCGATACTTGCCGCTGTGACCGGGCTCGTGCTGCTGAATATCGGCAATTCTGGCCTCGACCAGGACACCACGCAGCGCCTGCTCGCGTGCGACAACGCCAAACATGGCAGCCGCGCGCTTTATGCGTCGGTGTGGGCGTCCATTCCGGTCATCCTGTTGTTTCTGGTAATCGGCTCGCTGCTGCACATATTTTACGAACGACCCGACCTGATGGGCTCCGATGGGAAAGCGGTGGTGCAGACATTTCAGGGCGAGAAGATCACGGTCTTCATGCATTTCATACTCAGCGAGATCCCGCCGGGGCTCCGGGGCCTCGTGACGGTGGGCGTCATTGCGGCGGCGGCGATAAATTCGGGCTTGATCTCGATGGCGGCCGTGCTGATCAACGACTTCTACCGGCCGTGGAAAGAACGGCGCGGCGCGGCCAGTGAAAAGCACTTCATTCTGGCGGGGCGCGTGACCACCGTGTTACTGGGGCTGGCGCTCTTCGCGATGTCGATCCTGTGCTACTATTGGCAACGTTACAGCAGTCTGCCGCTGTTGGAATTCGTGCTGGGGGTCATGGCTTTTGCTTATTCGGGATTGCTCGGGGTCTATTTCACGGCTCTGTTCACAAAGCGCGGATCGTCGGCTTCCGTTATCGCGGCGCTGATCGCAGGCTTCCTTACCATCGTCGCCTTTCAGGGATATGTCGTCGATATGCTGGGCCTGCCCGCCGCAATGAAAACGATCGCATTTCCGTGGCAGCTGTGCGTGGGGACGGCCGTCGCAACGGTCGTGTGCCTGATGGGCTCTCAATCGAAATCCGTTACGCCGAGTATTGCAAATGCCTAA